A region of the Paenibacillus sp. J23TS9 genome:
TACCGTCTCAGCCGCAGTAAGGTATTGATTCCGATACGGGCCGGACGGTGCCGCGTGAACTGGAAGACGATAGAGGATCCCTCATCCCCGTTGAAGGAAGGCGACATGGTCTCGATGCAGGGCTTTGGACGTTTCAAGGTGCTTGAGGCGGGCGATGTCACGAAAAAAGGGCGATTCCGCGTTAAAATAGGTAAATTTGTGTAGACTCTAAGCAGGAAATAGGTTTTTTCTGTCGAAATGAAATAGCTAATATCTTATGAATTAATAAGGATAACCTGTCTAAATTATTAATTCATTCAACTGCAAGTGGAAACTAACAAAATGTATTTCTTCGGCCGATACATTCCAAGTGGGGCTGTATCTACAGATCCGTGTGATAACAGGGAGACCTGAACATTCTTAGGAGGTGCACATCAATGCCATTAACGCCACTGGATATACATAACAAGGAATTTTCCCGCCGGCTCCGGGGTTATGATGAAGATGAAGTGAATGAATTCCTCGATCAGGTCATCAAGGATTATGAAATTGTAATCCGGGAAAACAAGGAACTTCATAACCAGATGATGTCCATACAGGAAAGACTGGATCATTTCGTTCATATTGAAGAGACGCTTTCCAAAACCATTATTGTGGCTCAGGAAGCAGCAGATGAAGTGAAAAACAACGCCAAGAAGGAAGCACAGCTGATCATTAAGGAATCCGAGAAGAATGCGGACCGGATTATTAACGAATCGTTGTCCAAATCGCGTAAAATTGCGATGGAAGTGGAAGAACTGAAAAAACAGGCTTCAATCTACCGTACGCGTTTCCGGACGTTGGTGGAAGCACAGCTTGAGCTTCTGAGCCAAGATGGCTGGGAAGCGCTGGAATCCTCCAATGATTCCCGGAATACCCGTGAAGCAAATGAAGTATACTAGGCTTCTGCTTGGTTGACTTTTGTTTTAAAATGGACTATAACTATAGTCATATCGGTTGTTGCGCTGTTGTGCAGCGACTAAACGTATAAGTATTCAATGATGGGATAAGTAAGCTTTGGATATGTTCCTCAGAGAGTTGGCGATGTGCTGCGAGCCAATGTTCAGACCGAAGCCGAAGATCCTCCCGGAGAAGTGAGGCTGAAACGTTACTAACGTGCGTAAGCTGAACCGGACTGCTGAACGTTATATCGGCTCCTTGCTGAACAAGCAAATTTTCCTTTGGGAAAACTTTTAGGCGAGGACTTGAGGAGTCGTTCTGGAATTTTTCATGAGCGGAACTAGGGTGGTCACGCGAGCAGAAGCCTCGTCCCTTTTGGGATGAGGCTTTTTTTGTGTTTTTTTTCGATTCCCCCTAAATCCCCCTTTCCAAAGGGGGATTTAGGGGGATGGAAAATCTTT
Encoded here:
- a CDS encoding DivIVA domain-containing protein; this encodes MPLTPLDIHNKEFSRRLRGYDEDEVNEFLDQVIKDYEIVIRENKELHNQMMSIQERLDHFVHIEETLSKTIIVAQEAADEVKNNAKKEAQLIIKESEKNADRIINESLSKSRKIAMEVEELKKQASIYRTRFRTLVEAQLELLSQDGWEALESSNDSRNTREANEVY